The Gammaproteobacteria bacterium genomic interval TTTCATGAGGCCGTGCTTAAATTGACACGACCTGCTGCCGAAGCACTCGATGAATTAACCCAACATGGCATTCTCGGTGGTTATGACCTAAGTAATGACTACCCGGAATTAGGCAATGCTATCGTTGTCTGTGCAACAGAAACAAAAACCGAAGCGGATATTGCAGCATATAGCAATGCCATGCAAACAGTCATGTGCTCGGCAGTAGATCGTTCGCCTGTCGCCAGCAATAATTAATGAAGCCTAATAGAGAAGAACCCCATGTTAATTTTTGAGCATAGCGTCGATCAACGACGCAACCCAAGTCAGTCTCCTGATGAAATGGCAGACATCAGTGATTTGCCAAAGTCTTGTTTACGTGACACAGCGCCTAAACTTCCTGCCGTATCTGAAATGCAAACGGTACGTCATTACACCCAGCTATCGCAAAAGAATTTTTCGATTGATACGCAGTTTTACCCCTTGGGTTCTTGCACCATGAAATATAATCCACGCGCCTGTAACAAGCTCGCCATGCTGCCAGGCTTATTACGCAAGCACCCACTCACTCCAGCAAAGCATAATCAAGGCACTCTGGCTTGCTTATATGAGCTGCAAGAAATACTTAAAGACATCACTGGCATGAAAGAAGTATCACTATCGCCTATGGCTGGCGCGCAAGGGGAGCTTGCTGGTATCGCCATGATTCGCGCTTACCATGATGCACGTAATGATGATGTTCGTAGCGAAATCCTGGTGCCTGATGCAGCGCACGGCACCAATCCTGCGACAGCCGTGATGTGTGGCTATAAAGCCCGCGAAATACCAACAGACGTAAACGGTGATGTTGATCTTGATGCGCTACGTGATGCAGTCGGCCCACAAACTGCGGGCATTATGCTAACTAATCCATCCACCTTGGGAGTGTTTGAACGTAAAATCGCAGAGATAGCAAAAATTATTCATACAGCAGGCGGGCTACTTTATTACGATGGCGCCAACCTTAATGCTATTCTTGGCAAGGTCAGGCCGGGCGATATGGGGTTTGATGTCATTCATATGAATTTGCATAAAACCTTCTCAACACCACATGGTGGCGGCGGCCCGGGTGCCGGACCGGTTGGCGTTAGTGAAAGATTGATTCCTTATTTACCTGTACCAATGATTGCCTATGACGGCAAGTCTTATGGCATTACCACAGAACAAGATTGTCCAAACACTATTGGTCGCTTGTCCGCGCACATGGGCAATATCGGCGTATTAATACGTGCTTATATTTATGCACGTTTATTAGGTGCTGACGGTATGGTACGTGTTGCTGAATACGCCACCCTAAATGCTAATTACATGATGGTGCGCTTAAAAGAGAAAGGCTTTGACATGGCTTATCCTGAGCGACGTGCCACCCATGAATTTATTCTCACCTTAAAAAAGCAAGCAAAAGAATTAGGCGTTACCGCAATGGACATTGCCAAGCGACTACTCGACTATGGCTTTCATGCACCGACAACGTATTTCCCACTGTTAGTGCCAGAATGTTTTTTGATTGAGCCCACCGAAACGGAAACTCAGTATGAACTTGATGCCTTTGTCGAGGCCATGGCAGCAATACTGCAAGAATGTCATCGTGATGCAGAAATGGTTAAAGCGGCTCCCCATACGCTGCCCGTACGTCGCCTTGACGATGTGCGCGCTGCGCGCCAGCTCGATTTGGTTTGGAAACAGAGCGCTTAAGAAACTACTAATTTAGCTCAAGCCTTATACCCTAAAAAAGAGTCTTAGGATGCTGCTAAAATACTGACATCTTAAATCACAAGCGTCGCATTGATAAATAAATCAGGGACTATTTAATAGCACGTATTTATTTTCGAGTTCATCTGCGGGCAAAGGCTTACTATAATAAAAACCTTGAACCGCATCACAACCCTGTGCAAACAAAAACTGCTCTTGCCGTTGCTCTTCTATACCTTCACCGATTACTCGTAAATCTAACGCCTTAGACATCGCGATTATTGCCACTACCAAAGCATCAGCCCGATCAGAGCTGCCAATATCACTGACGAAAGAACGGTCTATTTTAATAAAATTAAAAGGCATATTTTTCAAAATTGATAGCGATGAAAAACCCGTGCCGAAATCATCTAAAGCAAGACGTAAACCTAAGTCACGTAGCTGTGTCATCGTACTAATTGCTCGATCAATATTTTCGAGCAAGTGGCTCTCGGTAAGCTCTATCACCAGACGGTGAGGCGCTACCTTATAACGATCTAGCGCCTCGGCAATTTCAACAGCAAAAGCCGGTTTTTCAAAATGTGGCGCACTAATATTAATTGAAATATAGTCTATTTTTGGCCAACGATTGAGATAAGAGCAAGCAGTTTTTATCACCCAGTTACCAATATTAAAAATCAAATGGCTTTTTTCGGCTATCGGTATAAAGAGACCAGGAGAGACTAAGCCGCGCTCAGGATGATGCCAACGTATTAGTGCCTCAAGCGCCATGATGGATTCATCACGACTGTCAAGAATCGGTTGGAAATAAAGCTCTAATTCATCGTTATCAATTGCAGTATGAAGCTCATCAGCAACCAACAAATCCGCTTGCACTGCCTCTGCCATATCGGCAGAAAAAAAACGAATGGCATTTCTGCCTTCTTTTTTTGCGCGATACATAGCAATGTCAGCATGCTTAATAATTTGATCTGCATCAGTAGCGTTCTGATCAATCACCACTATACCAATGCTCACGCCTACCCGTTGTTTTTCACCATCAAGAATATAAACCCGATTGATCACTTCTTTTATTTTTTCAGCAGCATAATATGCCTTTTCTGCTGCTAATTTTTTAACAGTACCAAGCATCGGCAGCAATATGCTAAATTCATCGCCACCAAGGCGTGCAACAATATCTTCGCGCCGTGTTACAGCTCGAATACGCTCTGCAACAATAACCAACAGCCTGTCCCCGTAAGAATGGCCTTTCGTATCATTAATAGTTTTGAAGTCATCAAGGTCAATAAACATTATTGCGCTATACTCTCTATACCGCTTAACCGTTGGTACAGCGCGCGTAACATGCTCATGTAAAAGTGTACGGTTAGCAAGCCCCGTTAGCGGGTCATGATAGGCAAGAAATTGTACGCGCGTTTCGGCTTTTTTTTGTCTAATAGAGTAACGTATTGAGCGCTCTAGAATCCCAGCAGAAAGATCATCCTTCACCAAATAATCTGTCGCCCCCGCGGCCATTGCTACCACATCAAGATCATGTCTCTTGGCGCCGTCTAAAAGAATGACGGGAATATCAACAAAACCCTCTTCTGTTATCTCTTGTAAAAACTCAATGCCACTGGTTGTGCCGAGACTGTCCCCGAACAAATAGATATCATGACAGCGCTTAACGATCTCGCCACGAGCTTGGGCAAGCTCAATAGTCCAGGTAAGCAGGTACTTGTCTTTACCGTAGATACTGTCAAGTATCTGCGCGATCAGAATATAATCGGCATGACTCTCTTCTACCAATAGAATATTGATCAAGCTTTGATCGCTCAAAGATTGGCAAGCACTCATTTGCCATCCCTATATCGTATTAGGTGACGTGTTGGACACAAATCGCGAGCGTCTGAAAATTTAACAAAAACCCTCATGAAACGCATACTCCTTATGCTATATAACTGGCTCTCACTGCCATTGACTAATAGCCAATATTGATGTCATTCACCTTTTAGCGGGGCAACTCCTTAATCATTAATTGTTATCGACCACTGTCGCATTTAGCTTAGCGCCAAGCTAGAAAAACACTCAAGCTGTCGCGTGGCTATTTAAAGCGGGTATAAATATGCCGCTATAATTGTTTTGTCTGTAATTATCATCTATTTAAGTCAGGTGGCGTTAAGATGTACTGATAACGCATATTTTGCCAATGATGACGAGGGAACGTATTATACGCAGCTCATCGTGCGGTAAAGACAATTGGAGATAAACAACGTGTCAGCATTAATCTGTGGTTCTATGGCTTACGACACTATTATGGTGTTTCCTGATTCGTTTAAAAATCACATTCTTCCTGACAAGATTCATATTTTAAATGTGGCTTTTTTAGTCCCCGAATTACGTCGTGAATTCGGCGGCTGCGCGGGTAATGTTGCCTATAATCTTGGTTTGCTGGGTGGCAGCGGTAAGATCATGGCAACGGTTGGCGATGATTTTGGCAACTATAAAAAATGGCTTGAAGATCATGGCATTACAATGGAGCATATTCGCCATATCGCAAACTCTTATACTGCACAGGCCTATATTACAACTGACCAGGATGATAACCAGATCACCGCCTTTCACCCTGGCGCAATGAACTACTCGCAGCAAAATAAAGTTAGTGATGCTGCTAGCATCACTATTGGTATGGTCTCTCCCGACGGGCGTGATGGCATGATAGAACATGCACAGCAGTTCGCCGATGCCAACATTCCGTTTATCTTTGACCCTGGTCAGGGGCTACCTATGTTCGGCAAAAAAGAATTGAATCAATTTATTGACCAAGCCACCTGGATAGCGGTTAATGATTATGAAGGCGAAATGCTGCAAGATAAAACAGGGCTGTCGCTTCATGCCATGCAAGAACACGTTAGAGCCATTATCGTTACGCGTGGCAGCGAAGGCTCACGCATCTTTCATGATGGCACGATCACAGAGATACCTGTTGTCGAAATCGATACCATAAAAGACCCCACTGGCTGTGGCGACGCCTATCGTGCTGGCTTACTCTATGGCTTGATGAATAACATGGATTGGCAAACAACGGGGCGCATTGCCTCACTCATGGGCGCAATCAAAATCGGCCATGCTGGCACACAAAATCATTGTTTCAGCAAAGACGAGTTTTACGCGCGCTATCAAGAAGTTTTTGGTAGCTCACTTGATTAAGACTTGATAAGAATGGTATTAAATTGGTAACGGGGTCTAACACGAAACACTTTAAAGCATTATTGGGCACCCAGTATAAATTGGGCGCCCAATAACAATACGGCATCACACCGTACGCATTTTCTCGATCATAGTATGCAGCATGGGCGTAAGAATAATTTCCATCGCCATGCCCATTTTGCCACCTGGCACAACTAGCGTGTTCGGGCGTGACATAAAGGAGTCTTCGATCATATTCATGAAATAAGGGAAATCTTGCGCTTGAGGCTCACGAAAACGTATAACAATAAAACTCTCATCTGGCGTTGGAATATCACGCGCGATAAAGGGATTAGAGGTATCAACAACCGGTACCCGCTGGAAATTAATATCCGTACGTGAAAACTGCGGTGTCACTGTATGCACATAATCATTCATGCGGCGCAAAATGGTATCGGTGACCGCATCAACAGAGTAACCGCGTTGAGCGCAGTCACGATGAATTTTTTGAATCCACTCAAGGTTAACAATCGGCACAACACCCACCAGCAAATCAACCCACTGAGCAACGTTATCATCTTCGTTGACAACACCACCGTGCAAACCTTCGTAGAAAAGCAGATCCGAACCTTTCTCTAAGGCTTGCCACGGCGTAAACGTACCAGGCTCTTGACCAAAAGGTTCCGCTTCTTCTTCGTTATGTAAATAGTAACGGCGCTCGCCAGCGCCCGTTTCACCGTAGGTCTTAAACAGTGCTTCAAGCTTATCGAATAAGTTAGCCTCCGAGCCAAAATGGCTAATATTGCCACCTGCATCCTGTGCCTTGGCGATTTCTGCCTTCATCGCTACCCGGTCGAAACGGTGAAAACTGTCACCTTCGACGATGGCAGGGGTAATTCCCTCGCGACGAAAAATATGTTCAAAGGCAAGTTTAACAGTAGTGGTACCCGCACCAGACGAGCCGGTTACGGCGATCACAGGGTGTTTTACAGACATCGTATCTCTCCAATACAAGTAAAAATAAATAAGCGCGGCTGTGATACTTCAAGCCGTCACAACTACGTGCCCCCACGCTTTCGCTGGAGCGAGCTCTCGGGGTAAAAAATCTCAGGTACTTATACACAGCGAATTAATGATTATTCTAGCTAAGCGCGATGCACCCCAAGAGCGTGGTACAAAAACAAGTTATTATACTAAAGCAGCAATCATGCTGCGAACTGTCTTATCAAAATATAAGTCCTGAAAATCGAAAACGACAAAAAAACCATGTACTTCTCCAATTCTCAACGCGCCCTTAAGGCGCTACGTGTACCCCTTAAGGGCGCATTACAACGTACCCCCACGCTTTCGCGGAGCCTGCCCCGTGCTTGGCACCGGAGGCAGGCTCTCGGGGTAAAAAGCCTATTTTTCGGTTTCGTTAAAGTACTAACATTGTGTCTTGTCATCACCCTTAGTGCCTGTTCTACTGTCCCAAAAAATACTCAAGATATTGATTTTAATAGAGTTTACTCTGTAAACAATATTGAGTCAGGGCTGCTCGCCAAATATGCGCCAATACTTCGTATCGAAAACAGTGACCGACAATTCAATAAAGTCGGCACGGTCACAGCGCGCAAAGACAAAAATAACAAAGAACTCATTGAAATTGACACTGGTCGAGCGACATTATATGGTGAGCAAACACGCTTTACAGGGCAACACGGTCATTATACCAATCTAATCTACCGCTTTCATTTCAGTCGTGTACCGTTTCGTGTCTGGCCATTTAGCCTCACCTACGGTCGTAACGTTGGGCTTTTTGTCATTATCACGCTCAATGAAGACGAACAACCGGTTTTGGTGAGCACTGTTCATAGCTGCGGTTGCTACCTGGCGTTTATACCAACCGATCAGTTGATAGATTCGGCCCCACCAAAGGACTGGGCAAATAATGGCCAGATTGTATTTGGTGAAAAACTGCCTGGGCTAATCAAAATAAATGACAAAAACTCTCGTTTTATCATTGACCTACGAACTGAAAGCCACCGGGTTCACGGCGTCTCTGTCGCCCCATCAGACCTATCACCTGATATAGAGATTACCCCAATGCGTCTTGCTGCCATCGATGAATTACGCTCTTTGCCTATTGGCGATGAAACAACATCGCTATTTTCACAGCAAGGCCCGCGTAAAGGTTATGTCAAAGGCTCGCACAAACCCTTCGAGGCATTACTCATGAGTTGGTGGGCCCTTGACCCACGCATTGGCGTCGATAAAGACTATGGTGACCCCGAAAAAACCGGTACTATCTTTTATACTAGCCTGAAACCCTGGAAGCGGAAAGTCTCCAATATGTGGCCGTTCACCGACTTCCTCGAGTTTTGGGGCTGGTCTTTATAATCCTAAATAATCAGAGATACTAGCTGTGGACAGCACCCTGCTTGACCCTGTGCTCGGCTGGATCGCAGCGCACCCTCACTGGGCCTATTTTATTGTCGCACTGATAGCCTTTACTGAATCGCTCGTTATTGTTGGCCTGATTGTACCCGGCGCTTTTTTATTATTTGGCGTCGGCGCGCTCATTGGTAGTGGTGAGCTGGCGCTATGGCCAACATTAATCGCTGCCGCTATCGGCGCCATACTCGGCGATGGTATTAGCTTTTGGCTCGGCTATCACTTTCGTGAACGTTTAGCGCAGTTGTGGCCCTTTAATCGTTTCCCCAAGCTAATGTCAAGAGGAATAACGTTCTTTAAACGTCACGGCGGTAAAAGTATTTTATTCGGTCGCTTTGTTGGCCCTGTGCGGCCAATTATTCCTGCTGT includes:
- a CDS encoding EAL domain-containing protein translates to MSACQSLSDQSLINILLVEESHADYILIAQILDSIYGKDKYLLTWTIELAQARGEIVKRCHDIYLFGDSLGTTSGIEFLQEITEEGFVDIPVILLDGAKRHDLDVVAMAAGATDYLVKDDLSAGILERSIRYSIRQKKAETRVQFLAYHDPLTGLANRTLLHEHVTRAVPTVKRYREYSAIMFIDLDDFKTINDTKGHSYGDRLLVIVAERIRAVTRREDIVARLGGDEFSILLPMLGTVKKLAAEKAYYAAEKIKEVINRVYILDGEKQRVGVSIGIVVIDQNATDADQIIKHADIAMYRAKKEGRNAIRFFSADMAEAVQADLLVADELHTAIDNDELELYFQPILDSRDESIMALEALIRWHHPERGLVSPGLFIPIAEKSHLIFNIGNWVIKTACSYLNRWPKIDYISINISAPHFEKPAFAVEIAEALDRYKVAPHRLVIELTESHLLENIDRAISTMTQLRDLGLRLALDDFGTGFSSLSILKNMPFNFIKIDRSFVSDIGSSDRADALVVAIIAMSKALDLRVIGEGIEEQRQEQFLFAQGCDAVQGFYYSKPLPADELENKYVLLNSP
- the gcvPB gene encoding aminomethyl-transferring glycine dehydrogenase subunit GcvPB; amino-acid sequence: MLIFEHSVDQRRNPSQSPDEMADISDLPKSCLRDTAPKLPAVSEMQTVRHYTQLSQKNFSIDTQFYPLGSCTMKYNPRACNKLAMLPGLLRKHPLTPAKHNQGTLACLYELQEILKDITGMKEVSLSPMAGAQGELAGIAMIRAYHDARNDDVRSEILVPDAAHGTNPATAVMCGYKAREIPTDVNGDVDLDALRDAVGPQTAGIMLTNPSTLGVFERKIAEIAKIIHTAGGLLYYDGANLNAILGKVRPGDMGFDVIHMNLHKTFSTPHGGGGPGAGPVGVSERLIPYLPVPMIAYDGKSYGITTEQDCPNTIGRLSAHMGNIGVLIRAYIYARLLGADGMVRVAEYATLNANYMMVRLKEKGFDMAYPERRATHEFILTLKKQAKELGVTAMDIAKRLLDYGFHAPTTYFPLLVPECFLIEPTETETQYELDAFVEAMAAILQECHRDAEMVKAAPHTLPVRRLDDVRAARQLDLVWKQSA
- a CDS encoding carbohydrate kinase family protein, translated to MSALICGSMAYDTIMVFPDSFKNHILPDKIHILNVAFLVPELRREFGGCAGNVAYNLGLLGGSGKIMATVGDDFGNYKKWLEDHGITMEHIRHIANSYTAQAYITTDQDDNQITAFHPGAMNYSQQNKVSDAASITIGMVSPDGRDGMIEHAQQFADANIPFIFDPGQGLPMFGKKELNQFIDQATWIAVNDYEGEMLQDKTGLSLHAMQEHVRAIIVTRGSEGSRIFHDGTITEIPVVEIDTIKDPTGCGDAYRAGLLYGLMNNMDWQTTGRIASLMGAIKIGHAGTQNHCFSKDEFYARYQEVFGSSLD
- a CDS encoding phosphoribulokinase; amino-acid sequence: MSVKHPVIAVTGSSGAGTTTVKLAFEHIFRREGITPAIVEGDSFHRFDRVAMKAEIAKAQDAGGNISHFGSEANLFDKLEALFKTYGETGAGERRYYLHNEEEAEPFGQEPGTFTPWQALEKGSDLLFYEGLHGGVVNEDDNVAQWVDLLVGVVPIVNLEWIQKIHRDCAQRGYSVDAVTDTILRRMNDYVHTVTPQFSRTDINFQRVPVVDTSNPFIARDIPTPDESFIVIRFREPQAQDFPYFMNMIEDSFMSRPNTLVVPGGKMGMAMEIILTPMLHTMIEKMRTV